A single region of the Jatrophihabitans sp. GAS493 genome encodes:
- a CDS encoding saccharopine dehydrogenase family protein, translated as MRVLLLGAGGVGCAAARILARRSFAEAVVIGDYDLFRAEAAAASTRDLRFSAAQVDASNQRAVEATISEHRIDAVVGVTDPRSTMPTFRAALACRTLYIDMAISSSKPHPVHPYRETGVKLGDEQFALAEEWAQGGQLALLGMGVEAGLADVFARYASDHLFDEIDEAGVRDAANLNINGRDIAPVHGMWTAIDECLSPPVVFERDRGWFTTEPFSEAEIFDFPEGIGPIECVNVEHEEVLLIPRWVEAKRVTFKYGLGAEFVSTLRTLRKLGLDRREPVVVNGVLVSPRDVVAACLPDPAGLGKLARGKTCSGLWVRGTGKDGRPRSTYLYRAVDNEWSLQEYGAQAANWQTAVNPIVALELISSGLWSGVGVLGPEAFDAVPFLTLLAKDYESPWRLQEIPA; from the coding sequence ATGCGGGTGCTTCTTCTCGGCGCGGGCGGGGTCGGCTGCGCCGCAGCGAGGATTCTCGCCCGGCGTTCATTTGCTGAGGCCGTCGTGATCGGCGACTACGACCTCTTCCGGGCTGAGGCTGCGGCCGCGTCCACGCGCGACCTGCGCTTCTCTGCAGCGCAGGTCGACGCCTCCAACCAGCGGGCAGTCGAAGCGACCATCTCCGAGCACCGGATCGACGCGGTAGTGGGGGTAACCGATCCGCGGTCCACGATGCCGACCTTCCGGGCGGCACTGGCTTGCCGGACCCTCTACATTGACATGGCGATCTCCTCGTCCAAACCGCATCCGGTCCACCCCTACCGAGAGACCGGCGTCAAACTGGGCGATGAGCAGTTCGCACTGGCCGAGGAGTGGGCGCAGGGTGGCCAGCTGGCCCTGCTCGGTATGGGGGTCGAGGCCGGCCTGGCTGATGTCTTCGCCCGCTACGCCAGTGACCACCTCTTCGATGAGATCGACGAGGCAGGAGTGCGGGACGCGGCGAACCTCAACATCAATGGACGCGACATTGCCCCGGTGCACGGGATGTGGACGGCAATCGACGAGTGCCTGAGCCCTCCCGTCGTCTTTGAGCGAGATCGCGGCTGGTTCACCACCGAGCCCTTCAGCGAGGCCGAGATCTTCGATTTTCCTGAAGGCATAGGGCCGATCGAATGCGTGAACGTCGAGCACGAGGAGGTCCTGCTCATCCCGCGCTGGGTCGAGGCAAAGCGGGTGACCTTCAAGTACGGGCTCGGCGCCGAGTTCGTCAGCACGCTACGCACGCTGCGCAAGCTCGGATTGGATCGCCGCGAGCCGGTGGTGGTCAACGGCGTGCTCGTCTCGCCGCGGGATGTGGTCGCCGCCTGCCTGCCCGACCCGGCCGGGCTGGGCAAACTGGCTCGGGGCAAGACCTGCTCGGGGCTCTGGGTGCGGGGCACCGGTAAGGACGGTCGACCCCGGTCGACTTACCTGTACCGCGCGGTTGACAACGAATGGTCACTGCAGGAGTACGGCGCCCAGGCGGCCAATTGGCAGACTGCGGTGAATCCGATCGTCGCGCTCGAGTTGATCAGCAGCGGCCTGTGGTCAGGCGTCGGCGTGCTCGGCCCGGAGGCGTTCGACGCCGTTCCGTTCCTGACCTTGCTGGCCAAGGACTACGAGTCGCCCTGGCGACTGCAGGAGATTCCGGCCTGA
- a CDS encoding APC family permease: MTTEAVPHDTVSSDDGGKGLKTGAIGLASSIVIGVASTAPAYSLAATLGYIVILVGLQAPAIVVLAFVPILFVSIGYQQLNKREPDCGTTFTWATKAFGPKTGWMGGWGIIAADLLVMASLAQVAGQYVFLLFGAEGIGSNSSSVWVLIVGLLWMAVMTYICYRGIEVSARIQQALLSLEVVVLVIFAVTALVKVYGSNPPATAIHPALSWFNPFHVASVSTFFQGIVLMLFIYWGWDSAVSVNEETKDRDKTPGRAAIISTVLLLVTYVIVTLAAQSFAGVGEKGIGLSNPDNSTDILSVVGNAVFGTTGFGAVMGKLLILLVLTSAAASTQTTILPTARTSLSMAAFKSIPGRFAHIHPKYLTPTQSTVWMGGLSALIYLAMNFYSDGNLIADAVTAIGMMIAFYYGLTGFACTWYYRRELFDDAYSFFMKGLIPLLGGIMLFVGLVLTVVQDWKPENSYVVWTTPWGWVIGWAFLLGVGTVIVGVVLMLICARVYKPFFAGLTLNRDTPIFLAEGEPITVAHLLPDDQTDSVVIASDFSNLPHGAAAIDPLTGEERRKD; the protein is encoded by the coding sequence ATGACCACCGAAGCAGTACCGCACGACACCGTGTCCTCCGATGACGGGGGCAAAGGACTCAAGACCGGGGCGATCGGGCTCGCCTCCAGCATCGTCATCGGCGTCGCCTCAACGGCGCCGGCCTATAGCTTGGCCGCCACTCTCGGCTACATCGTCATCCTGGTCGGACTGCAGGCGCCGGCGATCGTAGTGCTGGCCTTCGTACCGATCCTCTTCGTCTCCATCGGGTACCAGCAACTGAACAAGCGCGAGCCCGACTGCGGCACCACCTTCACCTGGGCCACCAAAGCCTTCGGCCCCAAGACCGGCTGGATGGGCGGCTGGGGCATCATTGCCGCCGACCTGCTGGTGATGGCCTCGCTGGCCCAGGTAGCCGGGCAGTACGTCTTCCTGCTCTTCGGGGCCGAGGGGATCGGAAGCAACTCAAGCAGTGTCTGGGTGCTCATCGTCGGCCTGCTGTGGATGGCTGTGATGACCTATATCTGCTACCGCGGCATCGAGGTCTCGGCCCGGATCCAGCAGGCGCTGCTCTCCCTCGAGGTTGTCGTGCTGGTGATCTTCGCGGTTACCGCGCTGGTGAAGGTGTACGGCTCGAATCCGCCGGCCACGGCGATCCACCCCGCACTCTCCTGGTTCAACCCCTTCCACGTAGCAAGCGTCAGCACGTTCTTCCAGGGCATCGTGCTCATGCTCTTCATCTACTGGGGCTGGGACTCGGCGGTCTCGGTGAACGAGGAGACCAAGGACCGCGACAAGACTCCGGGGCGCGCCGCGATCATCTCCACCGTGCTGCTGCTGGTCACCTATGTCATCGTGACGCTGGCCGCGCAGTCGTTCGCCGGTGTCGGGGAGAAGGGAATCGGTCTCTCCAACCCGGACAACTCGACCGACATCCTGAGCGTCGTCGGCAACGCGGTCTTCGGAACGACCGGCTTCGGCGCGGTGATGGGGAAGCTGCTTATCCTGCTGGTGCTCACCTCGGCGGCGGCCTCCACCCAGACGACGATCCTGCCGACGGCTCGCACCAGCCTTTCGATGGCCGCCTTCAAGTCGATCCCCGGGCGCTTCGCGCACATCCACCCGAAGTACCTGACGCCGACTCAGTCGACGGTCTGGATGGGCGGCCTCTCGGCCCTCATCTACCTGGCGATGAACTTCTACTCCGACGGAAACCTCATCGCAGATGCGGTCACCGCCATCGGAATGATGATCGCCTTCTACTACGGACTCACCGGCTTCGCCTGCACGTGGTACTACCGCCGCGAGCTCTTCGACGATGCCTACAGCTTCTTCATGAAGGGCCTCATCCCGCTGCTCGGTGGGATCATGCTCTTCGTTGGACTGGTCCTCACCGTCGTCCAGGACTGGAAGCCGGAGAACAGCTATGTAGTCTGGACCACCCCTTGGGGCTGGGTCATCGGGTGGGCCTTCCTACTGGGCGTCGGCACAGTGATCGTCGGGGTGGTCCTGATGCTCATCTGCGCCCGGGTCTACAAGCCGTTCTTCGCGGGGCTGACGCTGAATCGCGATACCCCGATCTTCCTGGCCGAGGGCGAGCCGATCACCGTCGCGCACCTTCTTCCGGACGACCAGACGGACTCCGTGGTGATCGCGTCGGACTTCTCCAACCTGCCGCACGGCGCGGCCGCCATCGACCCGCTCACCGGCGAGGAGCGCCGCAAGGACTAG
- the dxr gene encoding 1-deoxy-D-xylulose-5-phosphate reductoisomerase gives MTVRRVVVLGSTGSIGTQALDVATAAPDRFQVVAVAAGGADVASLAAQAIAHRVTAVGVSRPEAREELVALLERDWPVDTPRPQVVSGGETIVELATLDADVILNAVAGHQGLRATVAALDAGQAVALANKESLVAGGELVTSRAKEGQLVPVDSEHSAIAQCLRSGTRAEVRQLILTASGGPFRGRSRSELATVTPEQAAAHPTWSMGPLITTNSATLVNKGLELIEAHLLFDVPYSQISVVTHPQSIVHSMVEFVDGSTIAQASPPDMRLTIALALGWPDRVPGASRPIDWSQRQSWTFEPVDNEVFPAIELARLAGEASACAPAVFNAANEELVGAFHSGRIGFTDIVTLIELVLLRWLADEHTGSVPGTVEEIEAAQRWARRQAQTALSKKR, from the coding sequence ATGACTGTTCGACGCGTCGTCGTTCTCGGCTCGACCGGTTCTATCGGCACGCAGGCCCTGGACGTGGCGACCGCCGCGCCCGATCGATTCCAGGTGGTTGCGGTGGCCGCCGGCGGCGCGGACGTCGCAAGTCTGGCCGCTCAGGCCATCGCCCACCGGGTGACCGCGGTCGGCGTGAGCCGGCCCGAGGCCAGGGAGGAACTCGTTGCTCTCCTCGAGCGTGACTGGCCGGTTGACACGCCGCGGCCACAGGTGGTGAGCGGGGGCGAGACGATCGTCGAACTGGCCACCCTCGATGCGGACGTGATCCTCAACGCGGTCGCCGGTCACCAGGGGCTACGAGCCACCGTGGCTGCGCTGGACGCCGGCCAGGCGGTTGCCCTGGCTAACAAGGAGTCTCTGGTGGCCGGCGGGGAGTTGGTGACCTCCCGGGCCAAGGAGGGGCAGTTGGTGCCGGTGGACTCCGAACACTCGGCAATTGCCCAATGCCTGCGTTCGGGCACCCGGGCCGAGGTGCGGCAATTGATTCTGACGGCCAGCGGCGGGCCGTTCCGTGGCCGTAGCCGCTCCGAACTCGCCACGGTGACGCCGGAGCAGGCGGCGGCCCATCCGACCTGGTCGATGGGGCCGCTGATCACCACGAATTCGGCGACCCTGGTCAACAAGGGTCTGGAGCTCATCGAGGCCCACCTGCTCTTCGACGTGCCCTACTCGCAGATCTCGGTGGTCACGCATCCGCAGTCGATCGTGCATTCGATGGTCGAGTTCGTCGACGGCTCCACCATCGCGCAGGCCTCCCCGCCGGACATGCGACTCACCATCGCGTTGGCGCTGGGCTGGCCGGACCGGGTGCCGGGGGCCAGCCGGCCGATCGACTGGAGTCAGCGCCAGAGCTGGACGTTCGAGCCGGTGGACAACGAGGTCTTCCCGGCCATCGAGCTGGCTCGACTGGCCGGTGAGGCCAGTGCTTGTGCACCCGCCGTCTTCAATGCCGCCAATGAGGAACTCGTAGGGGCATTTCACAGCGGGCGCATTGGATTCACTGACATAGTCACCTTGATCGAGTTGGTGCTCCTACGCTGGTTGGCCGACGAGCACACCGGCTCGGTTCCCGGTACCGTCGAGGAGATAGAAGCTGCGCAGAGATGGGCGCGCCGTCAAGCGCAGACTGCTCTGAGCAAGAAAAGGTGA
- a CDS encoding DUF2631 domain-containing protein, producing the protein MPLKPGSEPANVGSPEDYSADHPAEHPSDWGWHGEWGVWRQIGGWISALILVLMTTATHYNAAGEIALLSTAALLVVGLIWDIQRQRTAWRR; encoded by the coding sequence GTGCCACTCAAGCCAGGTAGCGAACCGGCCAATGTCGGATCACCTGAGGACTACTCGGCCGACCACCCCGCTGAGCACCCCTCCGACTGGGGCTGGCACGGCGAATGGGGTGTGTGGCGTCAGATCGGCGGCTGGATCTCCGCGCTGATCCTGGTTCTCATGACCACCGCCACGCACTACAACGCGGCCGGCGAGATCGCCCTTCTCAGCACGGCAGCGTTGCTGGTTGTGGGTCTCATCTGGGACATCCAGCGCCAGCGCACTGCCTGGCGTCGGTAG
- a CDS encoding RIP metalloprotease → MLYALGVLIFALGLLGSIALHEVGHMVPAKKFGVKVTQYMVGFGPTLWSRKRGDTEYGVKAIPLGGYIRMIGMVPPRADGKVSRWPKRMATAVEDFRATSRNEVTPEDEDRQFYRLTPGKKIIVMLGGPTMNFVIYLVLTLLLAVSLGQKHQDATTTVGSVSQCVVKATDAAANSDTCPTTAPTSPAYGVLQPGDQLTAINGVAVASWTDAVSVIERSANQPVSMTITRDGASRTVTITPVENVKYANADGTKTKVAGFIGVSPTIHNYYAATPINQVPGQVVSQIAQGVRVIGDYPSRVESVWDTVFEGKARDPEGAVGVVGIGRIGGEVAASHQFDVQDKIYILISLLASINLLLFFFNLLPLLPLDGGHVAGALVEAAKRGRARLQDRAAARARARARAADPDSPLLVDDAPAPRKPIYVDTAAMLPFVYAVASVLIVVTLLIMYADIVKPVTIS, encoded by the coding sequence TTGCTGTACGCGCTAGGCGTGTTGATCTTCGCTCTGGGCCTGCTCGGCTCTATTGCGCTGCACGAGGTTGGGCACATGGTGCCGGCCAAGAAGTTCGGCGTGAAGGTCACCCAGTACATGGTCGGCTTCGGCCCTACCCTCTGGTCACGCAAGCGCGGTGATACGGAGTATGGGGTCAAGGCCATTCCGCTCGGCGGCTACATCCGGATGATCGGGATGGTCCCGCCGCGGGCCGACGGCAAGGTCTCCCGGTGGCCGAAGCGGATGGCGACCGCGGTCGAGGACTTCCGGGCCACGAGTCGCAACGAAGTCACCCCCGAAGATGAGGATCGTCAGTTCTATCGGCTGACTCCGGGGAAGAAGATCATCGTCATGCTCGGCGGCCCGACCATGAACTTCGTGATCTATCTGGTGCTGACGCTGCTGCTCGCGGTCAGTCTCGGCCAGAAGCACCAGGACGCGACCACGACCGTGGGCAGTGTCAGCCAGTGCGTGGTGAAGGCGACCGACGCGGCGGCCAACTCCGACACCTGCCCAACGACTGCCCCCACCTCGCCGGCCTACGGAGTGCTGCAGCCCGGTGATCAGCTCACCGCGATCAACGGTGTCGCGGTCGCCTCCTGGACCGACGCGGTCTCCGTGATCGAACGGTCGGCCAACCAGCCGGTCTCCATGACGATCACCCGGGACGGGGCATCGCGCACCGTCACCATCACGCCGGTGGAGAACGTCAAGTACGCCAACGCCGACGGCACCAAGACGAAGGTCGCGGGCTTCATCGGGGTGTCGCCGACCATCCACAACTACTACGCAGCTACGCCGATTAACCAAGTGCCGGGCCAAGTCGTCAGCCAGATCGCCCAGGGCGTACGTGTCATCGGTGACTACCCCAGTCGGGTGGAGAGCGTGTGGGACACCGTCTTCGAAGGTAAGGCGCGCGACCCCGAGGGTGCGGTCGGTGTTGTCGGCATCGGGCGAATCGGAGGAGAGGTTGCGGCCAGTCACCAGTTCGACGTGCAGGACAAGATCTACATCCTGATCAGCCTGCTGGCCAGCATCAATCTCCTGCTCTTCTTCTTCAACCTGTTGCCGCTGCTGCCCCTCGACGGTGGTCACGTGGCCGGTGCCCTGGTCGAGGCAGCCAAGCGCGGACGCGCTCGACTGCAGGACCGCGCCGCGGCTCGGGCTCGCGCTCGGGCCCGCGCGGCCGACCCCGATTCGCCACTCCTCGTCGACGACGCGCCCGCTCCGCGCAAGCCCATCTACGTCGACACAGCCGCGATGCTGCCGTTCGTCTACGCGGTGGCGTCGGTGCTGATCGTGGTGACACTGCTGATCATGTACGCCGACATCGTGAAACCGGTCACCATCAGCTGA